From Rhodococcus antarcticus, the proteins below share one genomic window:
- a CDS encoding DUF3311 domain-containing protein, with protein sequence MPDAPLDKHGPPPVASIKKSAWNLLLLVPLLVLFTPLYNRDTPELFGLPMYYWFQFACVPLGVIAVAIVFVKTRHH encoded by the coding sequence ATGCCTGACGCCCCGCTCGACAAGCACGGCCCACCGCCGGTGGCCTCCATCAAGAAGAGTGCCTGGAACCTGCTGCTGCTGGTGCCGCTGCTGGTGCTGTTCACGCCCCTGTACAACCGGGACACCCCGGAGCTGTTCGGGCTGCCGATGTACTACTGGTTCCAGTTCGCCTGCGTGCCGCTGGGCGTCATCGCCGTGGCGATCGTGTTCGTGAAGACGAGGCACCACTGA